A genomic stretch from Azospirillum lipoferum 4B includes:
- the dxs gene encoding 1-deoxy-D-xylulose-5-phosphate synthase: protein MTATKTPLLDLCPTPAKLRALKPEQLRQFADELRTETVDAVSVTGGHLGAGLGVVELTVALHYVFDTPYDRLIWDVGHQCYPHKILTGRRDRIRTLRMGGGLSGFTKRSESEYDPFGAGHSSTSISAGLGMAVASRIKGEQRNVIAVIGDGSMSAGMAYEAMNNAASTKSRLIVILNDNDMSIAPPVGAMSAYLSRLISSKPYLSLRHLAKEIADQLPRPLRNAARRAEEYARGMVTGGTLFEELGFYYIGPIDGHNLDHLLPVLQNVRDADDDKPVLIHVVTKKGKGYGPAEESADKLHAVAKFDVVTGTQSKPKSNAPTYTRVFAQSLIAEAAADPSIVGITAAMPSGTGLDLFGERFPDRCFDVGIAEQHAVTFAAGMATEGFKPFCAIYSTFLQRAYDQVIHDVVLQHLPVRFALDRAGLVGADGATHAGSFDTAYLGCLPDIVLMAAADELELMHMVATQAAIDDRASALRYPRGEGVGLELPDRGSILPIGKGRILQEGTKIAILSYGTRLGEGRRAAAELAARGLSTTLADARFAKPLDEDLVRRLALEHEVLITIEEGSVGGFGSFVLQFLATAGLLDGGLKIRPMVLPDLYLDHDSPAKQYEAAGLTAQHIVRTALQALGIESAAARA from the coding sequence GTGACCGCCACCAAGACTCCGCTGCTCGACCTTTGTCCGACGCCAGCCAAGCTGCGGGCCCTGAAGCCCGAGCAGCTCCGCCAGTTCGCAGACGAGTTGCGCACCGAGACCGTGGACGCCGTATCGGTGACCGGCGGCCATCTCGGTGCCGGGCTTGGGGTGGTCGAGCTGACGGTTGCGCTCCATTACGTGTTCGACACGCCCTATGACCGGCTGATCTGGGATGTCGGGCATCAGTGCTATCCGCACAAGATCCTGACCGGGCGGCGCGACCGCATCCGCACGCTCCGCATGGGCGGGGGCTTGAGCGGCTTCACCAAACGGTCGGAAAGCGAGTACGACCCGTTCGGCGCCGGCCACAGCTCCACCTCCATCTCCGCCGGGCTCGGCATGGCCGTCGCCAGCAGGATCAAGGGGGAGCAGCGCAACGTCATCGCCGTGATCGGCGACGGCTCGATGAGCGCCGGCATGGCGTACGAGGCGATGAACAACGCGGCGTCCACCAAGTCGCGGCTGATCGTCATCCTCAACGACAACGACATGTCCATCGCCCCGCCGGTGGGCGCGATGAGCGCCTATCTGTCGCGGCTGATCTCCTCCAAGCCGTACCTGTCGCTGCGCCATCTGGCGAAGGAGATCGCCGACCAGCTGCCGCGCCCGCTGCGCAACGCCGCCCGCCGGGCGGAGGAATACGCCCGCGGCATGGTCACCGGCGGCACCCTGTTCGAGGAGCTGGGCTTCTACTACATCGGCCCGATCGACGGCCATAACCTGGACCATCTGCTGCCGGTGCTGCAGAATGTCCGCGACGCCGACGACGACAAGCCGGTGCTGATCCATGTCGTCACCAAGAAGGGCAAGGGCTATGGCCCGGCGGAGGAATCGGCCGACAAGCTGCACGCCGTCGCCAAGTTCGACGTGGTGACCGGCACCCAGTCCAAGCCGAAGTCCAATGCCCCGACCTACACCCGCGTCTTCGCGCAGAGCCTGATCGCGGAGGCCGCGGCCGATCCGTCCATCGTCGGCATCACCGCCGCCATGCCGTCCGGTACCGGGCTGGACCTGTTCGGGGAGCGCTTTCCCGACCGCTGCTTCGATGTCGGCATCGCCGAACAGCATGCGGTGACCTTCGCCGCCGGCATGGCGACGGAGGGGTTCAAGCCCTTCTGTGCCATCTATTCCACCTTCCTGCAGCGCGCCTACGATCAGGTCATCCATGACGTGGTGCTGCAGCATCTGCCGGTGCGCTTTGCGCTGGACCGCGCCGGTCTGGTGGGGGCGGACGGGGCGACCCATGCCGGGTCCTTCGACACCGCCTATCTCGGCTGCCTGCCCGACATCGTGCTGATGGCGGCGGCGGACGAGCTGGAGCTGATGCATATGGTGGCGACCCAGGCGGCCATCGACGACCGCGCCTCGGCCCTGCGCTATCCGCGCGGCGAGGGTGTCGGGCTGGAACTGCCCGACCGCGGCAGCATCCTGCCGATCGGCAAGGGCCGCATCCTGCAGGAAGGTACCAAGATCGCCATCCTCAGCTATGGCACCCGCCTGGGCGAGGGGCGTCGCGCCGCGGCGGAACTGGCGGCGCGCGGCCTGTCGACCACCCTGGCCGACGCCCGCTTCGCCAAGCCGCTGGACGAGGATCTGGTTCGCCGCCTCGCGCTGGAGCATGAGGTGCTGATCACCATCGAGGAGGGATCGGTCGGCGGCTTCGGCAGCTTCGTGCTGCAGTTCCTGGCGACGGCGGGCCTGCTGGACGGCGGGCTGAAGATCCGTCCGATGGTTCTGCCCGACCTCTATCTCGACCACGATTCACCGGCCAAGCAGTATGAAGCGGCCGGCCTGACCGCCCAGCACATCGTCCGCACCGCGCTTCAGGCGCTGGGCATCGAGAGTGCCGCAGCACGGGCCTGA
- a CDS encoding polyprenyl synthetase family protein, with the protein MQTISPTEFKAALADIAQAVEDRINALLPTTDLAEARVFDAMRYGCLNGGKRLRPFLVMQSAALFGVNADCAIRVAAAVEMVHSYSLIHDDLPAMDDGELRRGRPTCHRQFDEATAILAGDGLLTFAFEVLADPATHEDPNIRCQLVTALAKASGGHGMVGGQMLDLIAEHETFDLGTTTRLQRMKTGEMIAYSCEAGGILGKANPPQRTALRAYAHDLGLAFQIVDDLLDVEGTAEETGKTVGRDAQAGKATFVSILGRDRARAQAEMLANQASQHLDIFDGRADMLKAVADFVVARRA; encoded by the coding sequence GTGCAGACCATTTCCCCGACCGAGTTCAAAGCCGCCCTGGCCGACATCGCCCAGGCGGTCGAGGACAGGATCAACGCCCTGCTGCCGACCACCGACTTGGCCGAGGCGCGGGTGTTCGACGCCATGCGCTATGGCTGCCTGAACGGCGGCAAGCGGCTGCGCCCCTTCCTGGTGATGCAGTCCGCGGCCCTGTTCGGCGTCAATGCCGACTGCGCCATCCGCGTCGCCGCGGCCGTCGAGATGGTCCACAGCTATTCGCTGATCCACGACGACCTGCCGGCGATGGACGACGGCGAGCTGCGGCGCGGCCGTCCGACCTGCCACCGCCAGTTCGACGAGGCCACCGCCATCCTGGCCGGCGATGGGCTGCTGACCTTCGCCTTCGAGGTGCTGGCCGATCCGGCGACGCACGAGGATCCCAACATCCGCTGCCAGCTGGTGACGGCCCTGGCCAAGGCGTCCGGCGGCCACGGCATGGTCGGCGGCCAGATGCTGGACCTGATCGCGGAGCACGAGACCTTCGACCTCGGCACCACCACCCGGCTGCAGCGCATGAAGACCGGCGAGATGATCGCCTATTCCTGCGAAGCCGGCGGCATCCTGGGCAAGGCCAACCCGCCGCAGCGCACGGCGCTCCGCGCCTACGCCCACGACCTCGGCCTCGCCTTCCAGATCGTCGACGACCTTCTGGACGTCGAGGGCACGGCGGAGGAGACCGGCAAGACGGTCGGCCGCGACGCCCAGGCCGGCAAGGCGACCTTCGTGTCGATCCTCGGCCGCGACCGTGCCCGCGCCCAGGCGGAGATGCTCGCCAATCAGGCATCGCAGCACTTGGACATTTTCGATGGGCGTGCCGATATGTTGAAGGCGGTCGCCGACTTCGTCGTCGCGCGCCGCGCCTGA
- a CDS encoding exodeoxyribonuclease VII small subunit, giving the protein MPPSTTSSAPVSGAAIPPDIAALSFEDALAELERIVRQLEEGRGKLDDAISSYERGTALKRHCEMKLREAQAKIDRITVSADGSLGTEPARID; this is encoded by the coding sequence ATGCCCCCTTCCACGACGTCTTCCGCCCCTGTTTCCGGCGCCGCCATTCCGCCCGACATCGCCGCCCTCAGCTTCGAGGACGCGCTCGCCGAACTGGAGCGGATCGTCCGCCAGCTCGAGGAAGGGCGCGGCAAGCTCGACGACGCCATCTCTTCCTACGAGCGGGGCACGGCGCTGAAGCGCCATTGCGAGATGAAGCTGCGCGAGGCGCAGGCCAAGATCGACCGCATCACCGTGAGCGCCGACGGCTCCCTCGGCACAGAACCCGCCCGGATCGACTGA
- a CDS encoding histone deacetylase family protein — translation MFTTLFTHPACLEHDTGLGHPECSDRLRAVLAALETEEFHMLERQEAPRATVEQLLRAHPQEHIDRVLSLIPEVEHAGVDADTVVSPGSGEAALRAAGAVCAAVDAVATGQSRNAFCAVRPPGHHAERDKAMGFCLFNNAAVGAYHARAAHGLQRVAVMDFDVHHGNGTQDILQHDPDMLYCSTHQSPLYPGTGDAGEKGEYGNCVNAPLPAMAGSPEFRHAMTHVILPAIDHFKPDLLIISAGFDAHSRDPLAGLHLIDDDFVWATRKLGELARTHCGARIVSVLEGGYNLRALASASAAHVRELMYC, via the coding sequence ATGTTCACCACCCTGTTCACCCACCCGGCGTGCCTGGAGCACGATACGGGTCTCGGTCATCCCGAATGCTCCGACCGCCTGCGTGCCGTGCTCGCCGCGCTGGAAACGGAGGAGTTCCACATGCTGGAACGGCAGGAGGCGCCGCGCGCCACGGTGGAACAGCTCCTGCGCGCGCATCCGCAGGAGCACATCGACCGCGTGCTGTCGCTGATTCCGGAGGTGGAGCATGCCGGCGTCGATGCCGACACGGTCGTCTCGCCCGGATCGGGGGAGGCTGCGCTGCGTGCGGCCGGCGCGGTCTGCGCCGCGGTCGACGCGGTGGCGACCGGCCAGTCGCGCAACGCCTTCTGCGCCGTGCGCCCGCCCGGCCACCATGCGGAGCGGGACAAGGCGATGGGCTTCTGCCTGTTCAACAACGCGGCGGTCGGCGCCTATCACGCCCGCGCCGCGCACGGGCTGCAGCGCGTGGCGGTGATGGATTTCGACGTCCACCACGGCAACGGCACGCAGGACATCCTGCAGCACGACCCGGACATGCTCTATTGCTCGACCCACCAGTCGCCGCTCTATCCCGGCACCGGCGATGCGGGCGAGAAGGGCGAGTACGGCAACTGTGTCAATGCGCCGCTGCCGGCGATGGCGGGGTCGCCGGAGTTCCGGCATGCCATGACCCACGTCATCCTGCCGGCCATCGACCATTTCAAGCCGGACCTGCTGATCATCTCCGCCGGATTCGACGCCCATTCGCGCGATCCTCTGGCCGGCCTGCACCTGATCGACGACGATTTCGTCTGGGCCACCCGCAAGCTGGGCGAACTGGCCCGCACCCATTGCGGGGCGCGCATCGTCTCGGTTCTGGAGGGGGGCTACAACCTGCGCGCCCTTGCCTCCGCCAGCGCCGCCCATGTGCGCGAATTGATGTACTGCTGA
- a CDS encoding sulfurtransferase TusA family protein has translation MTDHPLDTKGLQCPLPVLRARKAIRAIAIGETLTVEATDPGARKDFPAFCEATGNRLLSVGEQDGILRFVIERTA, from the coding sequence ATGACCGATCATCCGTTGGATACCAAGGGCTTGCAGTGCCCGCTTCCCGTTCTGCGCGCCCGCAAGGCGATCAGGGCCATCGCCATCGGCGAAACCCTGACCGTGGAGGCGACCGATCCCGGTGCCCGCAAGGACTTCCCCGCCTTCTGCGAGGCGACGGGCAACCGCCTGCTGTCGGTCGGCGAGCAGGACGGCATCCTCCGCTTCGTCATCGAGCGGACGGCGTGA
- a CDS encoding ArsR/SmtB family transcription factor has product MNIEDLQANARRASALLKAMCNERRLLILCHLSQGERSVGELEDLVGLSQSALSQHLARLRNDNLVRTRRSAQNIYYSLNGHEAQTIMTTLHGLYCIPAEEAADGRDGDSAKESGNDRSDLCAAAAG; this is encoded by the coding sequence ATGAATATCGAGGATTTGCAGGCAAACGCCCGTCGGGCGAGCGCGCTGCTGAAGGCGATGTGCAATGAGCGGCGCCTTCTCATCCTGTGCCATCTGAGCCAGGGCGAACGGTCGGTGGGCGAACTGGAGGATCTGGTCGGGCTAAGCCAGTCGGCGCTGTCGCAGCATCTGGCCCGGCTGCGCAACGACAATCTGGTCCGCACGCGCCGCAGCGCCCAGAACATCTACTACTCGCTGAACGGGCACGAGGCGCAGACGATCATGACGACGCTGCACGGCCTCTATTGCATCCCGGCAGAGGAAGCGGCCGACGGCCGCGACGGCGATTCCGCGAAAGAATCCGGTAACGACCGTTCCGACCTTTGCGCCGCAGCAGCCGGCTGA
- a CDS encoding DUF423 domain-containing protein: protein MGVIDRIWIVFAALNGAVAVAAGAYASHGLAGQPQAQEWFRTAGLYQMAHALALVLLVALAGRLGGRAGGQLALRVAGWLFCAGILLFCGTLYALATVGPLPVPMTAPAGGWSFMLGWVALAAAALLARD from the coding sequence GTGGGAGTGATCGACCGCATCTGGATCGTCTTCGCTGCGCTGAACGGCGCCGTCGCGGTCGCCGCCGGCGCCTATGCCAGCCACGGACTGGCGGGCCAGCCGCAGGCGCAGGAGTGGTTCCGTACCGCCGGGCTGTATCAGATGGCGCACGCGCTGGCGCTGGTGCTGCTGGTGGCGCTGGCCGGCCGGCTGGGTGGACGGGCTGGCGGGCAACTGGCCCTGCGGGTGGCGGGGTGGCTGTTCTGCGCCGGAATTCTGCTGTTCTGCGGCACGCTCTATGCGCTGGCCACGGTCGGACCGCTGCCGGTGCCGATGACCGCGCCCGCCGGGGGATGGAGCTTCATGCTGGGATGGGTGGCGCTGGCGGCCGCGGCGCTGCTGGCGCGCGACTGA
- a CDS encoding glycosyltransferase family 2 protein: MTTLPTPLPPLVSIITPTWQREDFLPRLHACIQAQTHPEIEWLVFDDSPRPSAYLKPLANPRLKYFYSPSRYAIGEKRNILAEHAKGSVIVHMDDDDFYAPAYVERMLDRLEQGYDLVKLSGWFLYSMAHRRFGYWDTAQGGSHHRWGRQGCSYVEAPDAPPSPENLDGYGFSYAYRRPVWEAVRFPAVNACEDAPFVKAARERFRVGAFPDAEGLCLHTLHARSTSLCLPQYELPPVLMERLFGPEVAAYT, translated from the coding sequence ATGACCACACTCCCGACCCCGCTTCCCCCACTCGTCAGCATCATCACGCCCACCTGGCAGCGGGAGGATTTCCTGCCGCGCCTGCATGCCTGCATCCAGGCGCAGACCCATCCCGAGATCGAATGGCTCGTCTTCGACGACAGCCCGCGCCCGTCTGCCTATCTCAAGCCGCTGGCGAACCCGCGGCTGAAGTATTTCTACTCGCCCAGCCGCTATGCCATCGGCGAGAAGCGCAACATCCTTGCCGAACATGCCAAGGGGTCGGTGATCGTCCACATGGACGACGACGATTTCTACGCGCCCGCCTATGTGGAGCGGATGCTGGACCGGCTGGAGCAAGGCTATGACCTGGTGAAGCTGTCGGGCTGGTTCCTCTACAGCATGGCGCACCGGCGGTTCGGCTATTGGGATACCGCGCAAGGCGGTTCGCATCACCGCTGGGGGCGGCAGGGCTGCAGCTATGTCGAGGCACCGGATGCCCCGCCCTCGCCTGAGAATCTGGACGGTTACGGTTTCTCCTACGCCTACCGCCGCCCGGTCTGGGAAGCGGTGCGTTTTCCCGCGGTCAACGCCTGCGAGGACGCCCCGTTCGTGAAGGCCGCGCGCGAGCGTTTCCGCGTCGGTGCCTTCCCGGATGCGGAAGGGCTGTGCCTGCACACGCTGCACGCCCGCAGCACCAGCCTGTGCCTGCCGCAGTACGAGTTGCCGCCGGTCCTGATGGAACGCCTGTTCGGGCCGGAGGTGGCGGCCTACACCTGA